Proteins found in one Salinimonas lutimaris genomic segment:
- the arfB gene encoding alternative ribosome rescue aminoacyl-tRNA hydrolase ArfB has protein sequence MIEVSPTLRIDEAEVDMTAIRAQGAGGQNVNKVNSAIHLRFDIPGSSLPDNIKTRLLDKKDTRVTAEGVFVLKAQNFRTQEQNRLDAQNRLAEWVASALVVKKKRKPTRISKGAQARRKENKRQQSRQKALRKKVDI, from the coding sequence ATGATAGAAGTTTCCCCCACACTGCGTATTGATGAAGCCGAAGTGGATATGACAGCCATTAGAGCGCAGGGCGCCGGCGGGCAAAATGTCAACAAGGTGAACAGCGCCATTCATTTGCGCTTTGATATTCCCGGATCGTCGCTGCCGGACAACATTAAAACCCGCCTGCTGGATAAAAAGGATACCCGGGTTACCGCTGAAGGCGTGTTTGTCTTAAAGGCGCAGAACTTCCGGACTCAGGAACAAAACCGGCTGGATGCGCAGAACCGGCTGGCTGAATGGGTGGCCAGTGCGCTGGTAGTGAAAAAGAAGCGTAAGCCAACCCGTATCAGCAAAGGCGCGCAGGCCCGGCGCAAAGAAAATAAACGACAGCAAAGCCGGCAAAAAGCACTGCGCAAAAAAGTCGATATTTAA
- the greB gene encoding transcription elongation factor GreB produces MKTPLITRNGYLKLREEMDFLWRQERPEVTRKVTWAASLGDRSENADYQYNKKRLREIDRRVRYLSKCLERLKVVDYNPEQEGKVFFGAWVEIENDEGRQMTLRIAGYDEIFGRRDYISVDAPMARALLGKGVDDDVTVTTEAGTFEWWINRIWYDPTDKL; encoded by the coding sequence CTGAAACTACGCGAAGAGATGGATTTTTTATGGCGTCAGGAACGACCTGAAGTCACTCGTAAAGTCACCTGGGCCGCCAGCCTGGGCGATCGCAGCGAGAATGCTGACTATCAGTATAATAAAAAACGTCTGCGTGAAATTGATCGCCGGGTGCGCTACTTAAGCAAGTGCCTGGAACGTCTTAAGGTCGTGGACTACAACCCGGAGCAGGAAGGCAAAGTCTTTTTTGGTGCCTGGGTAGAGATTGAAAACGATGAGGGCCGTCAGATGACCCTGCGTATTGCCGGTTATGACGAAATCTTCGGACGCCGCGATTACATCTCGGTTGATGCCCCCATGGCCCGGGCTCTGCTGGGCAAGGGTGTTGATGATGATGTGACCGTCACCACCGAGGCAGGCACATTTGAATGGTGGATAAACCGCATCTGGTACGACCCTACCGACAAGCTTTAA
- a CDS encoding Tex family protein has product MITNTIATELAVSAQQVEAAVSLLDSGATVPFIARYRKEATQGLDDTQLRTLEQRLTYLRELQDRKSVILKSIDEQGKLSAELKADIEGAQSKTTLEDLYLPYKPRRRTKGQIAIEAGLEPLADLLFSAPEQDPEAAAAEYVNAQNNVADVKAALEGARFILMERFAEDASLLAKIRQYLNNNAFVDSKLVEGKTKEAQKFKDYFAHSERLKTVPSHRALAMFRGRNEGVLHIQLNADPESEDAQAPSHCEHIIAQHYNILDRGRPADAFMKQVVQWTWKIKIGLHMETELFSTLRERAEEEAIAVFARNLNDLLMAAPAGAKVTMGLDPGLRTGVKVAIVDQTGKVVATNTIFPHVPQNQWDKSMRTLSNLCKQHKVDLISIGNGTGSRETDKLVGDMLKNDSALKAQKIMVSEAGASVYSASELASKELPELDVSIRGAVSIARRLQDPLAELVKIEPKAIGVGQYQHDVSQSQLGKSLDKVIEDCVNAVGVDLNTASPALLSYVSGLNRTLAHNIVQFRDTNGAFANRKALLSVERLGPKAFEQAAGFLRIFSGDNPLDKSAVHPESYKVVDAIVGKTDVAVNDLIGNTELLKKLSPEEFVSDEVGLPTVQDILSELDKPGRDPRPEFKTAVFKEGVETIADLKPGMILEGVVSNVANFGAFVDVGVHQDGLVHISALTNKFISDPREVVKAGDIVKVKVMEVDTARKRISFTMRLDETPQAKAKPAGGSGQKKARANQQNRGAGKPAKASQPQNAAMGNAFADAFAKAKTK; this is encoded by the coding sequence ATGATTACAAATACTATTGCCACCGAACTTGCTGTTTCTGCTCAGCAGGTCGAAGCTGCTGTTTCATTGCTGGATAGCGGCGCCACCGTACCTTTTATCGCCCGTTACCGTAAAGAAGCCACGCAGGGCCTGGATGACACTCAGTTACGTACCCTGGAACAGCGACTGACTTATCTGCGCGAGCTTCAGGATCGCAAATCCGTCATTCTTAAATCCATCGATGAGCAGGGTAAACTGTCTGCCGAACTCAAAGCGGACATTGAAGGGGCGCAAAGTAAAACTACGCTGGAAGATTTATATCTGCCCTATAAACCACGTCGCCGCACCAAAGGCCAGATTGCCATTGAGGCAGGTCTGGAACCACTGGCTGACCTGTTGTTCAGCGCACCGGAGCAGGATCCTGAAGCCGCGGCCGCTGAATATGTTAACGCCCAGAATAATGTGGCCGATGTCAAAGCCGCACTGGAAGGCGCTCGGTTTATTCTGATGGAGCGATTTGCTGAGGATGCTTCCCTGCTGGCCAAGATTCGTCAATACCTGAACAACAATGCGTTTGTCGACAGCAAGCTGGTGGAAGGCAAAACCAAAGAAGCTCAGAAATTCAAAGATTACTTTGCCCATTCAGAGAGACTGAAAACCGTTCCCTCGCACCGGGCGCTGGCCATGTTCCGGGGCCGCAACGAAGGTGTGCTGCATATTCAGCTAAATGCCGACCCTGAAAGCGAAGATGCGCAGGCCCCGTCACACTGTGAACACATTATTGCGCAGCACTACAATATTTTAGATCGCGGCCGCCCGGCAGATGCCTTTATGAAACAGGTGGTGCAGTGGACCTGGAAAATCAAAATCGGTCTGCACATGGAAACTGAGCTGTTCAGTACCCTGCGTGAACGCGCTGAAGAAGAAGCCATTGCTGTATTTGCCCGTAACCTGAACGATCTGCTGATGGCAGCACCGGCAGGTGCCAAAGTGACTATGGGACTGGATCCTGGCCTGCGTACCGGGGTAAAAGTCGCCATTGTTGATCAGACCGGTAAGGTCGTTGCCACCAACACCATCTTCCCGCATGTTCCGCAAAATCAGTGGGACAAATCCATGCGTACCCTGTCAAACCTGTGCAAGCAGCATAAAGTTGATCTTATCAGCATTGGTAACGGAACCGGCTCGCGGGAGACCGACAAGCTGGTCGGCGATATGCTGAAAAACGACAGCGCACTGAAAGCCCAGAAGATAATGGTCAGTGAAGCAGGTGCATCGGTGTATTCAGCCTCAGAACTGGCGTCAAAAGAGCTGCCTGAGCTGGATGTGTCCATTCGTGGCGCGGTATCGATTGCCCGCCGCCTACAGGACCCGCTGGCTGAATTGGTGAAAATTGAGCCAAAAGCGATTGGGGTCGGCCAGTATCAGCATGACGTCAGCCAAAGCCAGCTGGGCAAGTCACTGGATAAAGTGATTGAGGACTGTGTAAACGCCGTGGGTGTGGATCTTAATACTGCATCGCCTGCGCTGCTCAGCTATGTGTCGGGATTAAACCGCACGCTGGCTCACAATATTGTACAATTTCGTGACACCAACGGTGCGTTTGCCAACCGTAAGGCCCTGCTCAGTGTAGAGCGCCTTGGACCGAAGGCGTTTGAGCAGGCCGCAGGCTTCCTGCGTATCTTTAGCGGCGACAACCCGCTGGATAAATCGGCGGTTCACCCGGAGTCCTACAAGGTGGTGGATGCTATCGTGGGTAAAACCGATGTGGCGGTAAACGATCTTATCGGCAATACCGAACTGCTTAAAAAATTGTCGCCAGAAGAGTTTGTGTCTGATGAAGTAGGCCTGCCTACTGTGCAGGATATTCTGAGCGAACTGGACAAGCCTGGTCGTGACCCCCGTCCGGAGTTTAAAACCGCTGTCTTTAAAGAAGGCGTGGAGACCATTGCCGATCTTAAACCAGGCATGATTTTAGAAGGTGTGGTCAGTAACGTTGCCAACTTCGGGGCATTTGTGGACGTGGGCGTTCATCAGGATGGACTGGTGCACATTTCAGCACTGACCAACAAGTTTATCTCTGATCCCCGCGAAGTAGTCAAAGCCGGCGACATCGTGAAAGTAAAAGTGATGGAAGTTGATACTGCCAGAAAACGTATTTCATTTACTATGCGCTTGGATGAGACACCGCAGGCCAAGGCCAAACCGGCCGGGGGTAGTGGCCAGAAAAAAGCCAGAGCAAATCAGCAGAACCGGGGCGCAGGCAAGCCGGCTAAAGCGTCGCAACCGCAAAATGCGGCCATGGGCAATGCCTTTGCTGACGCC